The following coding sequences lie in one Klebsiella huaxiensis genomic window:
- the dsdC gene encoding DNA-binding transcriptional regulator DsdC — translation MDTLKDLGNRLLNGWQLSKLYTFEVAARHESFALAAEELSLTPSAVSHRINQLEEELGIQLFVRSHRKVELTHEGKRVFWALKSSLDSLNQEILDIKNQELSGTLTVYSRPSIAQCWLVPALGDFTRRYPSISLTVLTGNDNVNMQRAGIDLAIYFDDAPSSQLSHHFLMDESIVPVCTADYARQHQLQQNPDNLRHCTLLHDRQAWSNDSGTDEWFSWAQQFGIDLPQSSGIGFDRSDLAVIAAMNHVGVAMGRKRLVQKRLDNGELIAPFGDMMLKCHQHYYVTTLPGRQWPKIEAFINWLQSQVQL, via the coding sequence ATGGACACGCTAAAAGATTTGGGCAACCGGCTGCTTAACGGCTGGCAGCTGTCGAAACTGTACACCTTTGAGGTTGCCGCGCGGCATGAGTCGTTTGCCCTGGCGGCGGAAGAGCTATCGCTGACGCCGAGCGCGGTTAGCCACCGCATAAACCAGTTGGAAGAGGAACTGGGAATTCAGCTTTTCGTACGCTCGCATCGCAAGGTGGAACTGACGCATGAAGGCAAGCGGGTGTTTTGGGCGCTGAAATCCTCGCTGGACAGCCTCAACCAGGAGATTCTGGATATTAAAAACCAGGAGCTGTCGGGGACGTTAACGGTTTATTCGCGCCCGTCCATCGCCCAGTGCTGGCTGGTTCCGGCGCTGGGCGATTTTACCCGTCGCTACCCGTCGATCTCGCTCACCGTGCTGACCGGCAACGATAACGTCAATATGCAGCGTGCGGGGATCGACCTGGCGATTTACTTTGATGATGCGCCCTCATCGCAGCTCAGCCATCATTTTCTGATGGATGAGTCCATCGTGCCGGTTTGTACGGCGGATTACGCACGCCAGCATCAGCTTCAGCAGAATCCCGATAATCTTCGTCACTGTACGCTATTGCATGACCGCCAGGCCTGGAGCAACGATTCCGGTACCGATGAGTGGTTTAGCTGGGCTCAGCAGTTTGGTATTGATTTGCCGCAATCGTCGGGGATTGGCTTCGATCGTTCCGATTTAGCGGTGATTGCGGCGATGAACCACGTTGGTGTGGCAATGGGGCGTAAACGGCTAGTGCAAAAGCGCCTCGATAACGGGGAGCTGATCGCGCCGTTCGGCGACATGATGCTGAAATGTCACCAGCACTATTACGTGACGACCCTGCCGGGCCGTCAGTGGCCGAAAATCGAAGCGTTTATCAACTGGTTGCAGAGCCAGGTGCAATTATGA
- a CDS encoding GNAT family N-acetyltransferase yields the protein MALIITDSINPADQEELLKGLREYNLRFLDPAQFGELGVYSRNDAGAMRGGLIAKRKGSWLCIEYLWVSEASRGSGLGSELMQEAENQARERGCSHMLVDTFSFQALPFYQKLGYQLQMSLPDFPHVGMERHYLSKVL from the coding sequence ATGGCATTAATAATAACAGATAGCATTAATCCCGCCGACCAGGAGGAGCTACTGAAGGGGCTGCGGGAATACAATTTACGTTTTCTGGACCCGGCGCAGTTTGGTGAGCTGGGGGTATATTCACGCAATGATGCTGGCGCGATGCGCGGGGGGCTTATAGCCAAACGCAAGGGCAGCTGGTTGTGTATTGAATATCTGTGGGTCAGCGAAGCCTCGCGCGGCAGCGGGTTGGGCAGCGAGCTGATGCAGGAAGCGGAAAACCAGGCGCGGGAGCGCGGATGCAGCCATATGCTGGTAGATACGTTCAGCTTTCAGGCGCTGCCGTTTTATCAGAAGTTGGGTTATCAGCTGCAGATGTCGCTGCCGGATTTTCCGCATGTGGGTATGGAGCGCCATTATTTATCGAAGGTATTATAA
- a CDS encoding efflux RND transporter periplasmic adaptor subunit yields the protein MKYTIAPIAAALFLLSGCDNAQNASPQQMTPEVGVVTLQGQPVPVVSSLTGRTTASLSAEVRPQVGGIVQKRLFTEGDMVKAGQALYQIDPSSYRATFNEAAASLKQAQALVTADCQKAQRYAVLVKDNGVSRQDADDALSTCNQDKASVESKKAALESARINLNWTTVTAPIAGRIGISSVTPGALVSADQDTALATIRGLDTMYVDLTRSSVDLLRLRKQSLTSSSDTLNVTLTLEDGSTYSEKGRLALTEVAVDESTGSVTLRAVFPNPQHVLLPGMFVRARVDEGIMDDAILAPQQGITRDAKGDATALVVDASSKVEQRSVETGDTYGDKWLIVNGLKSGDKLIVEGTSKVAPGQQVKAVEVKNDGGNA from the coding sequence ATGAAATACACCATAGCCCCCATCGCAGCAGCATTATTTCTCCTTAGCGGGTGCGATAATGCGCAAAATGCCTCCCCGCAGCAGATGACCCCGGAAGTCGGCGTCGTCACCCTGCAAGGCCAGCCCGTTCCGGTGGTGAGCAGCCTGACGGGCCGCACCACCGCCTCACTAAGCGCCGAAGTGCGCCCGCAGGTCGGCGGTATCGTACAAAAACGCCTGTTTACCGAGGGCGATATGGTCAAAGCCGGACAAGCGCTGTACCAAATCGATCCGTCCAGCTATCGGGCAACGTTCAACGAAGCCGCCGCGTCGCTGAAACAGGCTCAGGCGCTGGTTACCGCCGATTGCCAAAAAGCCCAGCGCTACGCGGTGCTGGTCAAAGATAACGGTGTCTCCCGCCAGGACGCAGATGACGCGCTGTCGACCTGTAATCAGGATAAAGCCAGCGTCGAGTCGAAAAAAGCGGCACTGGAGAGCGCACGTATCAACCTGAACTGGACTACCGTTACTGCGCCAATTGCCGGGCGCATCGGTATCTCCTCCGTGACGCCGGGCGCGCTGGTTTCCGCCGATCAGGATACCGCGCTGGCGACGATCCGCGGCCTGGACACTATGTACGTCGATCTCACCCGATCCAGCGTCGATCTGCTGCGCTTGCGTAAGCAAAGCCTGACGAGCAGCAGCGATACCCTTAACGTCACACTGACCCTTGAAGATGGCAGTACCTACAGCGAAAAAGGTCGTCTGGCGTTGACCGAAGTGGCGGTGGATGAATCAACCGGCTCGGTCACGCTGCGCGCGGTCTTCCCTAATCCGCAGCACGTGCTGCTGCCGGGAATGTTCGTTCGCGCCCGCGTCGACGAAGGCATTATGGATGATGCAATCCTTGCCCCGCAGCAGGGTATCACCCGCGATGCTAAAGGCGATGCGACCGCGCTGGTGGTCGACGCCAGCAGTAAAGTTGAGCAGCGTAGCGTGGAAACGGGCGACACCTACGGTGACAAATGGCTGATCGTTAACGGACTGAAGAGCGGCGACAAGCTGATTGTTGAAGGCACCAGCAAAGTCGCGCCGGGCCAGCAGGTGAAAGCCGTCGAAGTCAAAAATGACGGAGGCAACGCCTGA